Below is a genomic region from Cryptosporangium minutisporangium.
CACCCACGAGGCTGCGAAGCTCGCTTCGTTCACGATCTCCGGTGAGGTCGTGGCCCACACCAAGGGCCCGAAGATCAAGATCCACAAGTACAAGAACAAGACCGGCTACCACAAGCGTCTGGGTCACCGTCAGCCGCTGACCCAGATCAAGGTCACCGGTATCGAGAGCGGGAAGTAGGGCTTAGCGACATGGCACACAAGAAGGGCGCATCGTCCTCCCGTAACGGGCGCGACTCCGCCGCCCAGCGGCTGGGTGTGAAGCGCTTCGGCGGTCAGGTCGTGAAGGCCGGCGAGATCATCGTCCGCCAGCGCGGCACCCACTTCCACCCCGGCGACCTGGTCGGCCGCGGTGGCGACGACACGCTGTTCGCACTGGCGCCGGGCGCGGTGACGTTCGGTTCGAAGCGCGGTCGCAAGACCGTCAGCATCGTCCCGGTGGAGGTCTGAGCCCGCCGGGGTAACGCATCACAAAGGCGGGTCGGGCTCTCCCGACCCGCCTTTGTCGTGTTGCGGTTCGTGACCGTCGAAGGTTCGGTGCCCTTCCCGCCGGAGGGCGGTGGAGCTGTCCGGCGGTGATGCGCGGCTCAGCGTCGATAAAGAAGGAACAGCAACCGGGCGACGGCGGTTGTTTTGGGGTGACTCGGCCGGAACGGCCGGGCGTAGAGACAGAGGAGTCATCGTGGCGACGTTCGTCGACCGGGTGGTGCTACACGTCACCGCCGGTGATGGCGGCCACGGATGTGCCTCCGTGCACCGCGAGAAGTTCAAGCCGCTCGGCGGCCCCGACGGCGGCAACGGCGGGAACGGCGGCGACGTCGTCCTGGTCGTTGATCCGAACGTCCACACGCTGCTCGACTTCCACTACCGCCCGCACGCCAAGGCGACCAACGGACGGCCGGGCCAGGGCGGCAACCGCTACGGCGCGAACGGCACCGACCTGGAGCTGAAGGTTCCGGACGGCACGGTCGTGCACGACAGCGACGGCACCGTGCTGGCCGACCTGACCGGCGCGGGTACCCGGTACGTGGTCGCGCAGGGTGGTCACGGTGGGCTCGGCAACGCGGCGCTCGCCACCGCGAAGCGCAAGGCCCCCGGGTTCGCGCTGCTCGGTGAGCCGGGCGAGTCGCACGACGTCGTGCTCGAGCTGAAGAGCGTCGCGGACGTCGGTCTGGTCGGGTTCCCGAGCGCAGGCAAGTCGTCGCTGATCGCGGTGGTGTCCGCCGCGCGACCGAAGATCGCCGACTACCCGTTCACCACGCTCGTGCCGAACCTGGGCGTCGTGACCGCCGGTGAGACCGTCTTCACGATGGCTGACGTGCCCGGTCTCATCCCGGGTGCCGCCACCGGCCGCGGGCTGGGGCTGGAGTTCCTCCGGCACATCGAGCGGACCGCTGTGTTGGTGCATGTCGTCGACACCGCGACCGAGGAGCCGGGGCGCGACCCGCTCGCCGACATCGACGCGCTCGAAGCGGAGCTCGCGGCCTACGGCGGTCTGCAGGACCGGCCGCGGCTGGTGGTTCTGAACAAGGTCGACGTGCCGCACGGACGGGACCTGGCCGAGATCATCCGGCCGGACCTGGATGCGCGCGGTTACCGGGTGTTCGAGGTCAGCACGGTGACCCGCGAGGGCCTCAAGCCGCTGCTGTTCACGCTCGCCGAGATCGTCGAGGCGGAGCGGGAGCGGCGCGGTGCGCCCGACCCGGCCCGGATCGTTCTCCGCCCGGTGGCGGTGGACGAGACGCCGTTCACGGTCTCCGAGGACGGCGAGGGCGGCTACGTGGTGCGCGGCGCGAAGCCGGAGCGCTGGATCAAGCAGACCGACTTCCAGAACGACGAGGCCGTGGGCTACCTCGCGGACCGGCTGGCGAAGCTGGGCGTCGAGGAGGAGCTCGCGAAGGCCGGTGCGCACGCCGGTGACGCGGTGACGATCGGCGGCGTGACGTTCGACTGGGAGCCGACGCTCGGTGGGGCGGCCGAGGTGCTGCTCACCCGTCGCGGCGAGGACCCGCGGCTCGCGCTCACCGATCGGGCGGGCGCGTCCGATCGGCTGCTCGCCCGGCGTCGCCGCCGTGGCCAGGACCCGGAGAAGGGCGGCGAGCGCGGGGCCTACGACTACGGCGACGAGCTGTGAGGGCTCCTCTCGCCGACGCTCGTCGGGTCGTCGTGAAGATCGGCTCGTCGTCGTTGACGGAGCGGTCCGGTGGGCTGGCGACCGAGCGCATCGACGCACTGGTGGACGTGTTGGCCGAGCGGCGCAAGGCCGGGGCGCAGGTCGTGCTGGTGTCGTCCGGGGCGATCGCGGCCGGGATCGCGCCGTTGGGGTTGACGCGGCGCCCGCGGGACCTCGCGACCCAGCAGGCCAGCGCCTCGGTCGGGCAGATGCTGCTGGTGGCGCGGTACGCGACGTCGTTCGAGCGGTACGGGCTGACCGTCGGCCAGGTGCTGCTCACGGCGGACGACGTCATTCGCCGGACGCACTACCGGAACGCCAGCCGGAACTTCGAGCGTCTGCTCGACCTGGGCGTCGTCCCGATCGTGAACGAGAACGACGCGGTGGCGACCGACGAGATCCGCTTCGGCGACAACGACCGGCTGGCGGCCCTGGTGGCGCACCTGTTGCACGCCGACGCGCTGGTGCTGCTGTCGGACGTGGACGGCCTGTACTCCGGGGACCCACGTCGTCCGGGGGCCCAGCTTGTGCCGTTCGTCAGTTCGGCCGCGGATCTCTCCGAGGTCGAGGCGAGTGCGAAGGGTGCCTCCGGGGTGGGCACCGGCGGAATGGCGAGCAAGGTCGCGGCGGCCCAGGTGGCGACGTCAGCTGGCGTGCACGTCGTCCTGACCTCGGCCACCCACGCGGCCGACGCGCTGGCCGGGGAGGACGTCGGGACGTACTTCGCGCCGACCGGCCGCCGGCTGCCGACGCGCCTGCTGTGGCTGCGGCACGCGACGACGCCGCGCGGTCGGCTGCTGCTCGACGACGGCGCGGTGGACGCGGTGGTGTCCCGGCGCGCGTCGCTGCTGTCGGCGGGGATCACCGGC
It encodes:
- the rplU gene encoding 50S ribosomal protein L21, whose translation is MYAIVKTGGKQYKVAVGDVVEVEKISGAPGDAITLPALLVVDGEGDKVNVTHEAAKLASFTISGEVVAHTKGPKIKIHKYKNKTGYHKRLGHRQPLTQIKVTGIESGK
- the obgE gene encoding GTPase ObgE — its product is MATFVDRVVLHVTAGDGGHGCASVHREKFKPLGGPDGGNGGNGGDVVLVVDPNVHTLLDFHYRPHAKATNGRPGQGGNRYGANGTDLELKVPDGTVVHDSDGTVLADLTGAGTRYVVAQGGHGGLGNAALATAKRKAPGFALLGEPGESHDVVLELKSVADVGLVGFPSAGKSSLIAVVSAARPKIADYPFTTLVPNLGVVTAGETVFTMADVPGLIPGAATGRGLGLEFLRHIERTAVLVHVVDTATEEPGRDPLADIDALEAELAAYGGLQDRPRLVVLNKVDVPHGRDLAEIIRPDLDARGYRVFEVSTVTREGLKPLLFTLAEIVEAERERRGAPDPARIVLRPVAVDETPFTVSEDGEGGYVVRGAKPERWIKQTDFQNDEAVGYLADRLAKLGVEEELAKAGAHAGDAVTIGGVTFDWEPTLGGAAEVLLTRRGEDPRLALTDRAGASDRLLARRRRRGQDPEKGGERGAYDYGDEL
- the rpmA gene encoding 50S ribosomal protein L27; translated protein: MAHKKGASSSRNGRDSAAQRLGVKRFGGQVVKAGEIIVRQRGTHFHPGDLVGRGGDDTLFALAPGAVTFGSKRGRKTVSIVPVEV
- the proB gene encoding glutamate 5-kinase; translation: MRAPLADARRVVVKIGSSSLTERSGGLATERIDALVDVLAERRKAGAQVVLVSSGAIAAGIAPLGLTRRPRDLATQQASASVGQMLLVARYATSFERYGLTVGQVLLTADDVIRRTHYRNASRNFERLLDLGVVPIVNENDAVATDEIRFGDNDRLAALVAHLLHADALVLLSDVDGLYSGDPRRPGAQLVPFVSSAADLSEVEASAKGASGVGTGGMASKVAAAQVATSAGVHVVLTSATHAADALAGEDVGTYFAPTGRRLPTRLLWLRHATTPRGRLLLDDGAVDAVVSRRASLLSAGITGVSGDFVAGDPVDLVSPAGVSVARGLVAYDAAELPPLLGKSTHSVGPKYRREVVHRDDLALL